One region of Drosophila teissieri strain GT53w chromosome 2L, Prin_Dtei_1.1, whole genome shotgun sequence genomic DNA includes:
- the LOC122611635 gene encoding protein wingless, which yields MDISYIFVICLMALCSGGSSLSQVEGKQKSGRGRGSMWWGIAKVGEPNNITPIMYMDPAIHSTLRRKQRRLVRDNPGVLGALVKGANLAISECQHQFRNRRWNCSTRNFSRGKNLFGKIVDRGCRETSFIYAITSAAVTHSIARACSEGTIESCTCDYSHQSRSPQANHQAGSVAGVRDWEWGGCSDNIGFGFKFSREFVDTGERGRNLREKMNLHNNEAGRAHVQAEMRQECKCHGMSGSCTVKTCWMRLANFRVIGDNLKARFDGATRVQVTNSLRATNALAPVSPNAAVSNSVGSNGLIIPQSGLVYGEEEERMLNDHMPDILLENSHPISKIHHPNMPSPNSLPQAGQRGGRNGRRQGRKHNRYHFQLNPHNPEHKPPGSKDLVYLEPSPSFCEKNLRHGILGTHGRQCNETSLGVDGCGLMCCGRGYRRDEVVVVERCACTFHWCCEVKCKLCRTKKVIYTCL from the exons ATGGATATCAGCTATATCTTCGTGATCTGCCTGATGGCCCtgtgcagcggcggcagcagtcTCAGCCAAGTCGAGGGCAAACAGAAGTCCGGAAGGGGCCGGGGCTCCATGTGGTG GGGCATTGCCAAGGTCGGCGAACCCAACAACATTACGCCCATCATGTACATGGATCCCGCCATCCACTCCACGTTGAGAAGGAAACAGCGCCGCCTGGTCAGGGACAATCCCGGTGTACTGGGTGCCCTGGTCAAGGGCGCCAACTTGGCCATCAGCGAGTGCCAGCACCAGTTCAGGAATCGTCGCTGGAACTGCTCGACGAGAAACTTCTCGAGGGGCAAGAATCTATTCGGCAAAATCGTTGATCGAG GCTGCCGCGAGACGAGCTTCATTTACGCCATCACCAGCGCGGCGGTGACCCACTCGATTGCCAGGGCCTGCAGCGAGGGAACGATAGAGTCCTGCACCTGCGACTACAGCCACCAGTCGCGATCCCCGCAAGCCAACCACCAGGCGGGCAGTGTGGCCGGCGTGCGGGACTGGGAGTGGGGCGGCTGCTCGGACAACATCGGATTCGGGTTCAAGTTCTCCCGGGAGTTCGTCGATACCGGCGAGCGGGGTCGCAATCTGCGCGAGAAGATGAATCTGCACAACAACGAGGCGGGTCGAGCG CACGTCCAGGCGGAGATGCGACAGGAGTGCAAATGCCACGGCATGTCCGGCTCGTGTACAGTGAAGACCTGCTGGATGCGACTGGCCAACTTCCGTGTGATTGGCGACAACCTAAAGGCCCGCTTCGACGGCGCCACCCGCGTGCAAGTGACCAACAGCCTGCGGGCCACCAACGCTCTGGCCCCAGTCAGCCCGAATGCCGCCGTCTCCAATTCCGTGGGCTCCAACGGCCTGATCATCCCCCAGTCGGGCCTCGTCTacggcgaggaggaggagcgcaTGCTGAACGATCATATGCCGGACATCCTGCTGGAGAACAGCCACCCGATCAGCAAGATCCACCACCCGAACATGCCGTCGCCCAACAGTTTGCCCCAGGCTGGGCAAAGGGGAGGACGCAATGGACGTCGTCAGGGGCGCAAGCATAATAG ATACCACTTCCAACTGAATCCGCACAATCCCGAGCACAAGCCacccggctcgaaggacctcGTCTATCTGGAGCCCTCGCCGAGCTTCTGCGAGAAGAACCTGCGGCACGGCATCCTGGGCACCCATGGGCGCCAGTGCAACGAGACCTCGCTGGGCGTCGACGGCTGTGGGCTGATgtgctgtgggcgtggctatcGGCGGGACGAGGTCGTGGTGGTGGAGCGCTGCGCCTGCACCTTCCACTGGTGCTGCGAGGTCAAGTGCAAGCTGTGTCGGACCAAGAAGGTCATCTACACGTGTCTGTAA